In Sphingobacterium sp. PCS056, the following proteins share a genomic window:
- the kdsA gene encoding 3-deoxy-8-phosphooctulonate synthase, whose protein sequence is MINTVLPQIKNGDSTNFFLMAGPCAIEGEEIALRIAEKILTITDRLNIPYIFKGSYRKANRSRVDSFTGIGDEKALRILEKVGKTFGVPTVTDIHESHEAALAAAYVDVLQIPAFLCRQTELLVAAAETGKVVNIKKGQFLNAASMKFAVDKVIDSGNTNVMLTDRGNTFGYQDLIVDFRGIPEMRGFGVPTIMDCTHSLQQPNQTSGVTGGKPELIETIAKAAIAVGADGLFIETHPNPAQAKSDGANMLHLDYLEDLMEKLVRVRQAIL, encoded by the coding sequence ATGATAAATACAGTACTACCTCAAATTAAAAATGGAGATTCTACGAATTTCTTTTTAATGGCGGGACCATGTGCGATAGAGGGAGAAGAAATTGCTTTACGTATCGCGGAGAAAATCCTTACCATAACAGATCGCTTAAATATTCCTTATATATTTAAGGGTTCTTATCGTAAAGCAAACCGATCACGTGTGGATTCTTTCACCGGTATCGGCGATGAGAAAGCATTGCGCATTTTGGAAAAGGTAGGTAAAACATTTGGAGTTCCTACCGTGACTGATATCCACGAAAGCCATGAAGCCGCTTTGGCAGCAGCTTATGTTGATGTTTTGCAAATTCCAGCTTTTTTATGTCGCCAAACGGAACTACTTGTTGCTGCGGCAGAAACGGGTAAGGTGGTTAATATAAAGAAGGGACAATTTTTAAATGCAGCGTCGATGAAGTTTGCTGTAGATAAAGTAATAGACTCGGGCAATACTAATGTGATGTTGACTGATCGTGGTAATACATTTGGATACCAAGATTTAATAGTCGATTTCAGAGGTATTCCTGAAATGCGCGGTTTTGGAGTTCCTACGATCATGGATTGTACGCATTCTTTACAGCAACCGAATCAAACATCGGGAGTAACTGGTGGTAAGCCAGAATTGATCGAAACAATTGCAAAAGCTGCAATTGCGGTGGGTGCTGATGGATTGTTTATTGAAACGCACCCTAATCCTGCGCAAGCTAAATCTGATGGTGCCAATATGCTGCACTTAGATTACCTGGAAGATTTAATGGAAAAATTAGTTCGTGTAAGACAGGCTATTCTGTAG